The Microbacterium sp. LKL04 sequence GTCTTCTCTGCCAAGCGCTGGTCGTCGAGCAGACGGGCGGCGGCCTCGGGCAGCTCGAGGCGGGTGATCTCGGATGCCGCCCGCACGACGCGGCGGTAGCGTGCGGCCTCGCGGTCCTGGAAGATCGCGCCCCACGTGAAGGTCGGCACCTCGCGCATGGCGACCGTCTCGGGGAAGAGGACGGCCGAGTTCGTGTCGTAACCGGGGGTGAAGTCGAGCAGGCGGAACGAGACGAACAGACGGTTCGTGTAGGTCTGCTCGAGCTCGGCGATGAACTCCGGCCAGATCGTCTCGACGAGGACGGCCTCGACCTTGCGGTCGCGGGTGCCGTTCTGCGTGTACATCGGGAACACGACGAGGTGTCGGAGGCCGTCGATGCGGTTCTGCTGCGGCTGGAAGGCCATGAGCGAGTCGAGGAAATCGGGCACCGCGAAGTCATCGGACGCCCACCGGTCGAAGTCGGCGACGCTCGCCTCGAGGTAGGCGGCGTCGTGCGGGAAGGCGGGGGAGAGGGCACGGATGCCGGCGGTGATCGCCTCGACGTGCGCGCGGGCCGCGTCGTGGTCGGCGGGGTCGGGTACCGAGCCGTCGGTGGTCTGCAGGTCCTGCAGGGCGGTCGCGGCATCCCGCAGCAGCGCCCAGGCTTCGGAGGTCTCGGCCACGCGGGCGTCTTCGACGACCTCGGGCATTCCGATGATCGTCGATGTG is a genomic window containing:
- a CDS encoding DUF6421 family protein, producing the protein MSTVTTSTIIGMPEVVEDARVAETSEAWALLRDAATALQDLQTTDGSVPDPADHDAARAHVEAITAGIRALSPAFPHDAAYLEASVADFDRWASDDFAVPDFLDSLMAFQPQQNRIDGLRHLVVFPMYTQNGTRDRKVEAVLVETIWPEFIAELEQTYTNRLFVSFRLLDFTPGYDTNSAVLFPETVAMREVPTFTWGAIFQDREAARYRRVVRAASEITRLELPEAAARLLDDQRLAEKTFVMWDLIHDRTHMRGDLPFDPFMIKQRMPFFLYSLEELRCDLTAFRECVAIEKDLSAKPTRTDAEGEMLEHAGLVQYAVIFDRIFRFAITGTRVRNYDGLGGQLLFAWLHRRGVLHWTDTSLAFEWDRVADAVIALSDAIDRLYWESIDRPKVAHWLAAYDLVRTTVTPHPASQWARGLSDEILAGPPKGYTDAVLDDEFPLSMFFEALEKKMRPVIAGVAGIRASDA